The DNA window GCATCTGGCAACTGTTCCTTGCAGTTTTTATTACCAGGAATTGGCTTTCCCAGCACAAGTAAGCAAATGGCACTGTGGAACCAATGGTATTCATAGGAATGGTATTGAGTTAATAGTCCCAAACACATTGTTAGCAGAGTTGTTTATATTATGAAGTCTGTAATAGGAAGGGGTATTTTTTGTAATGGATCTCGAATGAGTAGATGTAGTTTGTTCCAGGGGTGATACCTGTGTTTGCAATAGATAAACTCAGTATTTTGGTTGAACTTTCACTTCTTTTGAAGCTTTATCTAAAGGCACAGCAATAGTGAGTTATTCCTGTAATACCACACATTGTACttagacaaatatttttctatcaAACATTTTTGTAAAAGCTGTATCTATCTGATTTTATGCAACTTGTGGTAAtaaatgtggtttttattttagacTAAAGCTTGAATACTTCTTTTCTCTCAGACTTCATTATGATGCATCTTTCGAAAACATCCAATTTCGAAAACAGCCCAATTTGCAATGGTCTTAATTCATTTTAGTCTCACTACAGGCACTAAAACTTCAAAAGACAAATTTGATGGAGGTCAGAACTAGATTTCTAACTTCATGTATTAGATACCAGACCTCAATATCTAGATTTACACACTATGTGGTTGCCTTTTAAGACTTCATGGTCTGGTTGCTTGGTTAACACATCCACCAGCTTTCATCCCTCTTAACTGGGCTTTAATTGCCTCAGACTCATTAGTCATGAAACCAGCAGCAGAGGTCATAAGACAAGCATCAACTTTCCATCTTCAAGTTGGACTGAAAGTAAGCATGAAGGCCAGAAGAATAATGactttttcaaacattttcttcctttgtcaTTTCTTTATATGACAGAGGAAAAGCTTTCAGGAGCTGACAAAGCCAGAGGCAGCTGCCATTCTTTCATACAGTTGTTTGAAAAGGAGCAATGAAACAAATGCTTGAATATAAGCCAAGACTTCATACCTGGTAGTTTTTTCTCCACTGGTTTCTGTTCAGGTTTCTCAGGACACTTAATTGTCAGAGCTTAAGGAAGAAAGGTGAGGCATTATTGAAAGAATGATAAGCCCTGTTCTGGCAGAAGCATAGTCTTTCTAGTCTGATTTTATTAGAAATTGTTTCCCTTAGCTCAGCCTGATCTCAAAAATTAGCAGGTTGCCTGCATCTGAGCAGTTAAGATAGCATTTAGTCATTATCTGaaagattaattaattaaaatagcCAAGTTTTTATTCATCTTTGGTAAATTATTGTAGAAGTGACTCCCTAATGCTTAAAGATAGGTTTTTTTTATCAAAACGAGTATTTATGTAACAATGCTTAATTTctacttcattttttaaaaataacctgcAGTAGAATGGAATTTGCTTATTCAGTTTAAAACAGGCTTTTGGTCCTCTCAAAAGCACCATACAAATAGTTTGAAAGGACATTATTAGCctaattattttaaagagattaaaagacttatccttaaaaaaatgtttatattatGTCTAGCCAACAAGATTCCTCGTTCTATTTAGTCTTCCACCTAAATGCATTAGAATGTTATgctttaaaatactattttgcCCATGGAGTAAAAAGTTTTAGTTCTTCTATCAACTGGGAAACACAGCTACATGAATTTGCAAGTGCAAGATGTAACCTAGATTAAATATGTAGACAACCCCAAACCAAAGCTACCCATATTTTTCTTGTCTGTCCTAAAGTTAAGAAGTTATAAAAAAGTTAGTATCAGAAAACAGTGCAGCTGTTGAGATTAAAATCTGGGATGTCTTCTGTAAAGAAGCCATTCACACTGTCAGAATGGAGTATCAATAGTGTTTGTTCTCCATTAAATCTCAGCTGAGAAAATCCTTTGGCTTGGGTTTAGAGGGGAAATGAGAAGAGAGTACACAGAATCAGGTTTCCAGCCAAACTCACTGAGACagttcagaaaagcaaaattacaAGCTGaaactttttcttctccatatACACCCAGAAGACACTAAACtcataaaatattctaaatGCAGAAGGAACAATTTTGACCATTTCTGGCCTCTTACTCAGGAGCTGGTTTTTCAGAGTCAAAGGCTGTTGTCCCTTCAGTTCTCCTTCTTCAGGTGCTCCATATTCTGTTGGAAGAAAAGTGCATGTAGAACCCTTCAAAGACTAAAACTTGAGCTCTAAAGACCACTGTGGTGCAGAATGAGGCACGAGTTCCCTCAGCACAGACGTGGTAGCTCCTGCACCACGCAGCGCTGCAGACGTGAGTctttttcagctgctgcagcactcaGGACATGGGGGAGCTGCTTAACATTCCCACTGCTGAGAGAGCTActgcctgctcagcagcagtggGGGAGTGGATGCTCACAGGTGCTGGGGTCTCCAAGGCAGGGAGCCCGAGTTCctgaggcagcagtgccctgaaGGGTGCAGTTCTGTGCAGCTGCCCCACAGGAGCAAAAGCCCACCGGCACAGAGGCTCACCAGTGGATGGGCTTTCCATGTGGAAAAAGGACCAAGGGGAAGAGAAATTGAAAACAGACCAAACCAGTGCTGCCACAATGCCAGAGGTGAGGAAATGCTATTGTACTCTGCTTGTACTTACTAAGACAGAGTGCTTGATATCTGGGATGGGCAGCAAGAAATTCTtcacttggtttgtttttctctgggTTCCAGTGCCCACCAGCTTCTAGCCAGTCCTTTCCAAATATTCTGCGATAATCAAGCTCTGCTCCTTTTCTTTCAACGGGAAGGATCTGTACTGACACAGGAATGACACATAATTCTATTATATAACTTTCCAGAGAATAAAATCTAATCAATGCCACAGACTCCTTGGTCTTACTTGGTGTTCAGTATGTTTTAATGCTACCAAGAATCTTACAAACCATGCTCCAAATACTGACTGATCCATATATTCAGTACATTTTAGAGCCATTAGGAGTCTTAAAGCCCCTCTGTGTACTCACTGAGCCATAAATGAGTATCTAAGCAAAGATTTTGCTGTGTATCATGGTACAAGGATGTTTTCTGTAGCAATGGATCAGatgctgcctctgctcccctTTACGACAAACATTTGCTGAAATTTTGATTTGGTGTGCATTATGGTATTTTTCCATTGCAGAAGGCAAATGTTGGTATTGCTGTCACTGAAACAGATCTGACtaagctgctttttctttttttttttcttttttttttaagagtatGGTTTTTGTTAACGGTCCTCAACTTCAACACAATTCAGGGGCTGAGAGAAAACCACCATTGACCCATCTTGTCCAAGTCCCCACTGAGTTACCAATGCTCACAAGGAGGGCTCAGTCTTGTAGCCCTACTGACTGCCCTGCTGACAAGGGGATGGACTAGTTAGCTACTAGTTAGCACTACTTTTCCTGCATCCAAGCAATCCATCATcttaaaagaaactgaaaacaatTCCTCAGGCAGTGATTTAAAGTTTCTGCCAGACTCATGCAATTTGTTGAAATATCACATACCTCACAGTTGTTCAGAACTTCCAACTGACTGATCTTGGCAATAATGAGCTGTGTCAGGGTCTCTGGGTTCTTCTCTGTGTCCACGAAGGGATTATTGTTACACTGCAGTGCCCGCAAACTTGGCAGTTTATCAAGCTCATTGATAGATGACCACTGAAATGGAAGGGAAGAGACTTTTgaggaaatataaaatataacttCATTTCAGAACAATTCCTGATAACACTGAATTTTCACGTACAACAAACATgactggaaaaattattttgatcaTCAGAACCAAGTACTTAGATGCTGTTCATTTAGCTAAGGAAAGAACTGCACTccatttaattaaaaaccaaagcaaaccaaggAATTAGTCAGAATTTTAGATGATTAGAATTCTGTGAGAGGAATTATGAGGCAGCTGCTATAACATAAATGTGTTTAAACTGTTAGAGaaatgtttttacatttttaaattattattaattatttttaaattatgccTCTGTTTTGACCGAAGTGTTCGTTACCTCAGAATCTTACACTTACaatcaaagaaaattttaaaaagcagaacttCAAGTTACTTGTAACAAAGATACATGTACTTACAAAATGTGAAATCATCACAATCTAACCTACCTGTGATATTTTATTGCCATTTATTGCAAGGCGTTTTAGTGAAGGAAACATTTTAGTCTTGCATCCTAGGAAAAGAGTAAGAAGATGACAGTGAAAActttaaataaacagaattttaaaagtataaataaattacttcttttaCATACCAAATGCAACATCAGGAAACTGTATAGAAGATATCCCAGTGTTTCTAAGTATTAGCTGTTCTAATCTGAAATTTAATAAATACAATGATCACTGTATGTGGCACAGGAAGTTTTTTGCAAAGAAATACaacctagttttttttttcttttctttataaagATCTGCAGCTTTTGATGTGGTGCAGCATCACTGATAAATGAAAAGCAGCCTCACAGACAGTACCCAGACTTCAGCAGTGTTCAGGGaataaaattttcagtgagTAAGTGCAACAATTTCAAGCTTTCAGAATGGCTCCTGGATTTAAAATGTGTGATTTTtctaaatgatttttttttttaaatagcttgTGGCTATTGAAAATCATGGCTGCTGTTTTGGTGTACAGGGAAAGATGATAATTCTGCAAATTAGCAAAATGTGGTAAATCACTTTCATTTCATAAGTGTATAATGAAAACCTAATAACACACAGCTGAAGAATGTGTTATTATACAACAAAAACAAGATTATATTAAAACAGCTCAACTAAATAATGCAGTTACTCTCCTCAAGAGGGCAAAATGCCTCTACTTCAAGATCTCATGAATCTTTCATGCAACATCAATACTATCATATTTCAGCCAACAAGGACTACAGAGATGAATATGTAGGACAAAGAATTTCCAGCAAATTTGTTTACAGCtacctggggagctgtgctATTAGATGCATCTGATTTCCATCCAGCAACTGGTTGTCTGAAAGGTCTAACAACTTCAGGGTCTGCAGGACATTATCAGGCCTGACACattggaaaaaacaaacacaaacacagaatattttaagtTATTGGCCAACGAAAACACTGTTTTCCTAAGTATATAATCACATGCACACAGTTGTGCACATTTATGAATGTTCTGAAGTACATAACATGAAATTTGCTTCAATTATTGTCACGGTGATATATATGTTACAGGAATGTAACTTCATGTTCTAAGTAACTTTGTGATACATCAGTGGCTAACAGCTGACTGACTCATGTTACTCACCTTTCCAAAACTGTAATATTATTAGAAGAAAGGTACAACTCTTCAAGTACTGGCCATCCTTGAGCACAAAGAAGAACCTAAGAGCAAAACTTTATTTAATATAAcaaaagatgggaaaaatacttcagaaattaTACTTCATGCGAATTTGCTGTGAATGGGTTCAGAACAAGCTATGGCTCCCCAAACCAGAGGAACAATTATTAAAGATTTCCTAGTCTTCCCTTTCTTCCAGATTGCTCTCCTGTACCTGGATCTACCAGCACAGATGACATCAAAGGGGTTCTGCAGTCACGACTGTAAGTCCCAAGCTTGTGGCCACCCTCACAGCTGAGACTGGAAACTAAGTGACCTGGAAACTGAGTTAATTTATTCAGTGAGTTGGAGTGACCAGGTTTTCCCTATGATGAGGTGAGGAACTGGCTGTACAaactctctctatatatatgcAGAAGTTCCAGAACCAGCTAACACACATATCTCATCACGTCtgacaatattttttaatatcttaacTTATCAGAGCTTGAAGCCTTTTCTGTCTTGGGACTGTGCCAGCCTATAACCCACTAAAAGCCAAGAACTCCATTAATTCAACACATCCTGAAATTTTCAAGttctctaaagaaaataaataaattcaaaaagGGCTACAAATTGAACAAAGATACTTTTGTTTTAGATCTTATGCCCTGAAATTGCATAAAAGATACTTTTTCTTTATGCTGTTTTTTGATTcacaagaggagaaaaaggaggtaaagcaacttttaaaaataaacacttatTACAAGATGATATAAATTGATGGCATAAAATAGTTCTGTATTGTGAAATTATTCTGCAATTGTGAAAGTGTCAAAAATTGTGCAGTTTTAGCACATGGAGTTCCATAAGCACTGGAACTGATGGCTTTTCTACAAATTGGTGCCTGTGAGTagcaaattattatttttgctgagttttttttctggtgtgtATTCTCCATAATCAAAATAAGTGTGAGCTCACCTTGCTACCCTTTCTTTGGTTGGGAAATTTACAGGGGCTCTTTCATTGATCTACATTCCTGTTTTAAGGGAATTAGTAgataacaaattatttttaagccCCTAACTATCCAAAACGTGACTGTAACTGACTAGGGGATTCGGAGTTTCTGAGATGCAAGAACACAGACAGACAGGTGTGCAGCAGTCACTGAAAGCTTGTTTATACAGGAAGTTACAAAGGTTACAAGCAGTGGAATTCAGAGATCTGGACAGTCCAATTCAACTGTTTTTGTGCACAGCTGACCCCTTCTCCTGTAATCATCCCCTCTCCTTGGCACCATTCTCTCTGTTACAGCTGCACGAGCCCATCTTAGCTGCAGGTCTGTATAACTGACTCAGACACCATGCCAAGGGTAAACACAGATCTCCTCCAGAGGCAGCCTCTGATTTGGAGCTCAACTGCTTCACACCCAAAAATACGAAAAATCAACCTGCTGCCATATCTgtaacacacaaacacaaagtTCAGATATAACAACTTTTCCTGTTCCAAAGCAAGAGCAGGGAATGACGATATTTCATCTCTTTAATCTGGTAGTGTTTCCCCATGTCAACAAGGTAGACCAAAATAGTTATCCCGTGGTGATGAAGGAGCATGACAAGAAACCTGCAGTGTCAAGAGAAATGAGGTGCATGTTGAGTGACAGAGATTGCCCCACAACAGCCCTGCattgggatggatggatggatggatggatggatggatggatggaataAACTGCACAAACCTGAAATATCTGAAGATTTTTCAATAGGCTGCCCAAATGACTAGAAAATTGCCAAATGATGGTCACAGCACAATTCCAAGAAACTCAAATTGCCAAATTTCCAGCTACTGCTTAAAACAGCTTCCTTAGAAACAGAAGTTCACAGACCTGACACTGAATTAACCCTCAGGAAAGACTGGGGCCTCATTTGGATAGCTGATGGGAAGGTAACAAACCCCCAGAGGAGAGCTACTGATGCTCAAAACCAGAAGAATGGAAATGCAAGAGCTattgcaaaagaaataaagatgaCAGCAAGAAACAATTGTCACCATGTAAGTCCACAATGTTCCTGTATCTTTAGTCTGTTTATCCCAGGAAGCAAACAGTATAATTGGGAAAGGCACAAAGAAGCTAAACAATTAAAGCCACGAAGCAGAGAATAGCTGTTCTCAGTTACTTTCATATTAACACATATGGACTTACTAAATAAAATTATCAGGCAGTAATATCAGAACCCAAAAAAGGTTAAATTGATGTTAAATTATAGGTATAACAAAATTTTCAAATGGGTTCTTAATACAGTTAGATATCTAAGTcatgaaacaaaaaatgcaCAAATGTTAATTAGAGGTATATAGACTTGAGCTTACAAAGCCCCACAATTCCAGATTACTTTCTGAGAAGTTCTTACCATGTGCTTATCCTTTGCCTAGAATTTTTCCCAACTACCTGCTTCTATTTGCTAGTGTCAGAGGCATGATCCTGCACTTCTGTTCTaactcagatttttcttttacccTGTATAATAGTAGATTGTATTAGGAATATAAAATCTTAGTTTGAAAACAGAATCACAAATATAACATTATGATTTAAATGCTGAATAAGAAAGGGTTTGGAGCCATAAATATGAATTCATTACACTCAAACGTATTAATTCAATTTCTATGTCAGTGGCTGCTAACTTTAAGTTATTTTATAgacatttttcccctttgaaagttatatgttttgttttgaacaATCAATCAACAATTCTACAGTAATAAGCTCTTTTACTGATATAATAATAATCTCAGCAGTATTTAGATATATGCAAATCATATACTAATGAAAGAATTCTTTTTGAAAACTGATGCTCAAGGCATGTGAATGTGGAGCTATGTATTATTGCATAACAGTTAAGCATGTCCCTCTCCtatgaaaaatacttcaaaacaGAGGAACaaactaaagaaaaattacaagTATAACTGTCTCAATGCCATATAGTCTTACATATAACAGCAAGTAATTTTGAAATGCTGTTCAGCAttaaactgttttaattttaatcaaaACACTCCTAAGACTTTTGCTTATATCCCCATTGacaatttaaatgtatttcttaTTTGCTTGGAttatattcattattattttctatttaaaagttGGCTTTTCAAGTAACTCCCCTCAGAGCTTAAGCAGTGACATTTTCAAGTTGTTTATTCACAGAGTACTGATGTCAGGTACatgcctttatttttccccttttgtttgGCTGCCCTGGAACATCACTTTCAAGCACAGGCTTATGTCTCCCTACTTACAGAGAATGAATTGGAACAAATTAATAAAGCAGATTTTGGAGCCAAAGATGTCTTTATGGCCAATGACGAATCATTAActaaagcagttaaaaaaaaaaaaatacaaaagctgCATCATTTTAAATTGCTCTGACTAAGCTGAGGCTTTCTCACTGCAATTTAGTTAGCCCTGAAGAACTCTAATCTGCCTGCAGCCATGGCTCCAAACAGCCTTTCAGTCACCCAGTGGAGGAATGAAGGACAGCTGCTGGCAGGTGCCAACATTTTAAACACCACAATGCATAGATTTAGTCTGATGAGGACTGGATGGCATTTAAAGTGTTTGTAGCCACTTAATTCTTCCATTCCCTTCACCATTCATATTGCTGCTCCTACAGAAGGATTATCAACTGTCCTACCATAAATCCCACAGGCAGTTTTAAGAGCACAGTGAATGGACACtaaacaaaaacacagcagtGACCATCCTCTAGTCCTGCTGCAAGACAAGAGAATGAAGAAGCTTCTTTCTACTCAAGCCCCAGTTTTGCTAAGTGCTCTTTTACCGGATAGCAGCTGGCAGCCAAAATCTGAAAAGTCATGTAATTTTACAATGCAGTACTACAAAATCTGACCCTGAGAAATCCAAATAACAGTTTGGAATTTAGAAGCCATTATAAGTAACGTGACACTGAGATGCACTTCCTAAGCCCCATCTCTGAAAAAAGGCCCACTGCTAACTATAGTTGACAATGGGACTTCATTCCTAATAAGATGTCATACCAGGAGAGAGTAATTTAAATGTCACACATTTCAGTGCCTGAAACAAGTCAGAGCTTTgtttctcctctgctctgtgctgccaaTAACCAGGCATCATGTGGTTCAAGAACCATCAGTATGGGCAAAAATATGAATCCAGTTTCCCGCTGATGCAAAGTGATGCCAAAACAAGAATTCCTCATcataaggaaatattttctttccatttgcaTTTGTTCTATTGCATGCAGAGAAGTACAGGTAAATCTTCAACAGCTACCAGGAACCAAAAAGTTATCACTTAAACTTTGGGACATgaaactgttttatttattccaaCTGCTTTATTTTGATTTGGCAATTTACAGATGTAGATGAAGTAAAATGCTTCTTATTAGACTCCTATGCCAATATTACTTCCTTCATTATGTAGGAAGTACATTAGTTAATATGTAACACAGTTACCCCACAGCACCTTTTCTAAGGATGATTTGATTTCAGTAGAACAATACACTGCAAAAATGTTTATTGTGCTTTCCTTGCCTCAGAAACCTAAtgatattaaatttttaaaaaatcaggaaaggCTATTACCTCAGTCCATGTTATTTCAGTTTGAGTAAGTGCCAGAATCTTCAAGTTTGGAAAGCCACTGGATGTAAAAGTTGATGTAGATGGAAatctcattttgttttcactgcatAAAAAGAATAATTGTTTGCATAATGAATAATCACATTTATTTAAGTCATTAGTTTGGAGTTacacattaaagaaaaagaaatttacaccctgcaaaaattaaaatcactgcCAAGAtgtcacatattttaaaatataataaaatatatttctagtTATATTCAAACATACTCTTTCCTAATTTACTTTCCTGCTTCAGGAATGCATATTTATTcaaaaatgcatatttattcATCTGTGgcctctttttctttcactaAGTTCTGAAcatgaaaagaattattttcattaatattgaATGAAACAAAGCCAGAGCTTGGGATTAAATTCCTTAATGTTGACTGAAAATGAAGAGCCTACATGACTATCCAGACCCCAGTAAAACAAAAGTATGTAAAATCAACTCTCAATAGTTAAGGATCactacaaagaagaaaagataaaGGTTCTCAAATCTGCTATCTTCAAATAAGTTTTCATTATTCACCctgaaaaagaagtttttatttctttcgtAAGGCTAAATCTACCTCCATAGTCTCATAAAAATCTCGGTGTAGTTTATAGTTACATACTTTTGGGTGAAATTTCCACATAAAGAGCTGGTGGATGGTTAATCACTTTTATTTGTCTTCCAACATTCCATgcacaaaaaaacctgaaacagtGACAGATTtaccttccttcttttttaaagcaaacagaaggccaaaacaataaaaaactgttttttctgaTTCAGACTATGTCAGTTGGTAGTACTAAGCATGAGATTCCAGCATCAatctcattttgttttcctttttgttcaCAAATAACTTCTGAAAACCCTTCAGTCTAGAGTATACTTCtcaacaatgaaaaaaatgaaaaaatgattCTGggtgaattaaaataaattctctgtATTCTCATTCACGCTGATAACCAGAAATCATTATATGCTCTAGGCAAAGttagattttaaaatagcaCCCAGGTTGCAAACAGCTGCTCAGTGCTAAATAATTGTAGAAAGTGGAACACCTacaactattttaaaaatatgtttttgtcACATTAATGATAAGTGATGGTGATTTAGGCTGTACCTAATCCATTGTGTTATTTCACACCAGAAAATTATTGTGGCATGTGCCAATTACACTGTATAGCTTTGTACTAGAAATgttctttattttgaaattattttatgaatTTTCTTGTTTCAATGGAATTGTAACTTTATTTAACAACATCCTCCCTCCTTTTCCACTGTCATCATTGTACAAGAAATTTTCTCCTAGATCTGTCACTGTGGTCTTACCAGTTTCTTATCAGCATCATTTTAGGACAGAAGTAGACTAAGTTTTGGGATAATTAAGGTTTGGTTAAAGCATTATGGACAATTAAGTTTAGTGTCAAGACACGGTTGGTTAAACAAAAGTGGAGTCCTAAATGCAGACCTGCCTGAGCAGCCAGAATgaatcaaaaataataaaaaacaaagatcAAGTCTTAAAactttgaagaaaaatcttCTCCAGAACTTAGTTTTACACAGAAGCTGAACTCCTAGGATTCTAGTCTTTTCTTGAATACAGATGTTAGAAAAATACAGCCCACAACTTAAGCAGTTGCTTAAgaacaagattttaaaaaaacaaaaaaaaaagtatttaaaaaccTAGCTCCCATTAGAATGAGTCTTCTTGTATCCAGTTACATTTACAAAGCTGAATTCTGAACCTCTTGGTTTTTGTTCCTACCCCAAAGGAAGAGAAACCAAATTATGAATATTTATACCTGACATTAAGTGTTTCCAGATTTTGAACTTGAGAAGCAATTGCTGTTACTGTCTCCCAAGATGATATCAGATTTTTTGATAGGTTTATATGCCTCATATCTTTAATTTCttgttaagaaaaataaacttatcTCAAAACTgaacttcctttttttcagaattagaattagggttttgttttgaatcAAAGAGAAATAGATTACACTAAGGGATGTTACTGCTCAGTTacagcaaattttattttgatttgtgaTATGGAAATGGCTTATAGTTTTATAAAAAGAGCTTAACTATACAAATTCTCTAATGGATTAATTTCTATACTGACAGGAACTCTTATAAGTCCTTATAAATTAACAAATAATAACTGCTTTATAGTTTTGTAGCGTTGCAACTACATGCAGTATACTAAATACATTATTTGTTATATATTGGAAACCACTGGTGCCTACAGAACATATCACTTCTACAGGTTTATCTGGTCTagtgaattttttaaaacaccatTACTGGAGACTTCTGAAACTGCAGTCACAGTAACAACTTATGACTATACTTCTATTTTTATACACAATT is part of the Poecile atricapillus isolate bPoeAtr1 chromosome 3, bPoeAtr1.hap1, whole genome shotgun sequence genome and encodes:
- the GGPS1 gene encoding geranylgeranyl pyrophosphate synthase isoform X6 — encoded protein: MLTSHGAGPARARGALGGAFSPQEGKVAPGGAEGRRGAALLLWALPPPAPPLPERRLLGGAAPAKDAARGGIWLGVEWDDPQRGKHDGSYEGIQYFTCSFSWLLYSRHPKGGSFIRPNKANFGVDFLTAVKDRYGLNDQQDVQYGTGETVVFGKKTVEFVGMDSVAEQQRQLNKLVDISVRECAVSHAGQEEEISRVCANMRHINLSKNLISSWETVTAIASQVQNLETLNVSENKMRFPSTSTFTSSGFPNLKILALTQTEITWTEFPGHLVSSLSCEGGHKLGTYSRDCRTPLMSSVLVLLCAQGWPVLEELYLSSNNITVLERPDNVLQTLKLLDLSDNQLLDGNQMHLIAQLPRLEQLILRNTGISSIQFPDVAFGCKTKMFPSLKRLAINGNKISQWSSINELDKLPSLRALQCNNNPFVDTEKNPETLTQLIIAKISQLEVLNNCEILPVERKGAELDYRRIFGKDWLEAGGHWNPEKNKPSEEFLAAHPRYQALCLKYGAPEEGELKGQQPLTLKNQLLTLTIKCPEKPEQKPVEKKLPESMTIQKVKGLLYRLFKIPGSELKLSYESSKLEGKEVKLDNDLKPLQFYSIESGDCVLVRW
- the GGPS1 gene encoding geranylgeranyl pyrophosphate synthase isoform X7, giving the protein MLTSHGAGPARARGALGGAFSPQEGKVAPGGAEGRRGAALLLWALPPPAPPLPERRLLGGAAPAKDAARGGIWLGVEWDDPQRGKHDGSYEGIQYFTCRHPKGGSFIRPNKANFGVDFLTAVKDRYGLNDQQDVQYGTGETVVFGKKTVEFVGMDSVAEQQRQLNKLVDISVRECAVSHAGQEEEISRVCANMRHINLSKNLISSWETVTAIASQVQNLETLNVSENKMRFPSTSTFTSSGFPNLKILALTQTEITWTEFPGHLVSSLSCEGGHKLGTYSRDCRTPLMSSVLVLLCAQGWPVLEELYLSSNNITVLERPDNVLQTLKLLDLSDNQLLDGNQMHLIAQLPRLEQLILRNTGISSIQFPDVAFGCKTKMFPSLKRLAINGNKISQWSSINELDKLPSLRALQCNNNPFVDTEKNPETLTQLIIAKISQLEVLNNCEILPVERKGAELDYRRIFGKDWLEAGGHWNPEKNKPSEEFLAAHPRYQALCLKYGAPEEGELKGQQPLTLKNQLLTLTIKCPEKPEQKPVEKKLPESMTIQKVKGLLYRLFKIPGSELKLSYESSKLEGKEVKLDNDLKPLQFYSIESGDCVLVRW
- the GGPS1 gene encoding geranylgeranyl pyrophosphate synthase isoform X8, whose translation is MFRKIKYRCGSSPDSSCPGMAAGVPPDALGRRVACGTDYGTVRYVGSVSRTAGIWLGVEWDDPQRGKHDGSYEGIQYFTCSFSWLLYSRHPKGGSFIRPNKANFGVDFLTAVKDRYGLNDQQDVQYGTGETVVFGKKTVEFVGMDSVAEQQRQLNKLVDISVRECAVSHAGQEEEISRVCANMRHINLSKNLISSWETVTAIASQVQNLETLNVSENKMRFPSTSTFTSSGFPNLKILALTQTEITWTEFPGHLVSSLSCEGGHKLGTYSRDCRTPLMSSVLVLLCAQGWPVLEELYLSSNNITVLERPDNVLQTLKLLDLSDNQLLDGNQMHLIAQLPRLEQLILRNTGISSIQFPDVAFGCKTKMFPSLKRLAINGNKISQWSSINELDKLPSLRALQCNNNPFVDTEKNPETLTQLIIAKISQLEVLNNCEILPVERKGAELDYRRIFGKDWLEAGGHWNPEKNKPSEEFLAAHPRYQALCLKYGAPEEGELKGQQPLTLKNQLLTLTIKCPEKPEQKPVEKKLPESMTIQKVKGLLYRLFKIPGSELKLSYESSKLEGKEVKLDNDLKPLQFYSIESGDCVLVRW
- the GGPS1 gene encoding geranylgeranyl pyrophosphate synthase isoform X10, giving the protein MAAGVPPDALGRRVACGTDYGTVRYVGSVSRTAGIWLGVEWDDPQRGKHDGSYEGIQYFTCSFSWLLYSRHPKGGSFIRPNKANFGVDFLTAVKDRYGLNDQQDVQYGTGETVVFGKKTVEFVGMDSVAEQQRQLNKLVDISVRECAVSHAGQEEEISRVCANMRHINLSKNLISSWETVTAIASQVQNLETLNVSENKMRFPSTSTFTSSGFPNLKILALTQTEITWTEFPGHLVSSLSCEGGHKLGTYSRDCRTPLMSSVLVLLCAQGWPVLEELYLSSNNITVLERPDNVLQTLKLLDLSDNQLLDGNQMHLIAQLPRLEQLILRNTGISSIQFPDVAFGCKTKMFPSLKRLAINGNKISQWSSINELDKLPSLRALQCNNNPFVDTEKNPETLTQLIIAKISQLEVLNNCEILPVERKGAELDYRRIFGKDWLEAGGHWNPEKNKPSEEFLAAHPRYQALCLKYGAPEEGELKGQQPLTLKNQLLTLTIKCPEKPEQKPVEKKLPESMTIQKVKGLLYRLFKIPGSELKLSYESSKLEGKEVKLDNDLKPLQFYSIESGDCVLVRW
- the GGPS1 gene encoding geranylgeranyl pyrophosphate synthase isoform X2, which translates into the protein MDGMDETSKRILEPYQYLLQLPGIWLGVEWDDPQRGKHDGSYEGIQYFTCSFSWLLYSRHPKGGSFIRPNKANFGVDFLTAVKDRYGLNDQQDVQYGTGETVVFGKKTVEFVGMDSVAEQQRQLNKLVDISVRECAVSHAGQEEEISRVCANMRHINLSKNLISSWETVTAIASQVQNLETLNVSENKMRFPSTSTFTSSGFPNLKILALTQTEITWTEFPGHLVSSLSCEGGHKLGTYSRDCRTPLMSSVLVLLCAQGWPVLEELYLSSNNITVLERPDNVLQTLKLLDLSDNQLLDGNQMHLIAQLPRLEQLILRNTGISSIQFPDVAFGCKTKMFPSLKRLAINGNKISQWSSINELDKLPSLRALQCNNNPFVDTEKNPETLTQLIIAKISQLEVLNNCEILPVERKGAELDYRRIFGKDWLEAGGHWNPEKNKPSEEFLAAHPRYQALCLKYGAPEEGELKGQQPLTLKNQLLTLTIKCPEKPEQKPVEKKLPESMTIQKVKGLLYRLFKIPGSELKLSYESSKLEGKEVKLDNDLKPLQFYSIESGDCVLVRW